One region of Halomicrobium sp. LC1Hm genomic DNA includes:
- a CDS encoding inositol monophosphatase — MTDAHHRAAIAERAARAGGVVARERFRGSFEVETKADKTDLVTIADREAQQQVVATIREEFSGDQFVCEEDSPQLAGPESDAAEATLVESVPESGPAWIVDPIDGTTNFVRGNRTWATSVTALVDGEPVGSANYLPAMGDLYAAGPESVTRDGKSMRVSEETDTDAFLVAVVNRWEDATAFGDLCRIADEELGDVRRLGSFQATLSLLADGGFDAAVCTQSANAWDTVAGVHMVRAAGGTVTDVDGDRWTPDSEGMVASNGSNHGAVLDAVAQVRGESAD, encoded by the coding sequence ATGACAGACGCTCACCACCGGGCGGCGATCGCCGAGCGCGCAGCGCGTGCCGGCGGCGTCGTCGCTCGCGAGCGGTTCCGCGGGTCCTTCGAAGTCGAGACCAAGGCCGACAAGACCGATCTGGTGACGATAGCCGACAGAGAGGCCCAACAGCAGGTCGTCGCGACGATCCGAGAGGAGTTCTCCGGCGACCAGTTCGTCTGTGAGGAGGACAGCCCCCAGCTCGCCGGACCCGAGAGCGACGCGGCCGAAGCGACGCTGGTCGAGAGCGTGCCCGAGTCCGGCCCGGCCTGGATCGTCGACCCGATCGACGGCACGACGAACTTCGTCCGCGGGAATCGGACGTGGGCGACCAGCGTCACGGCGCTTGTCGACGGCGAACCGGTCGGCTCGGCGAACTACCTCCCGGCGATGGGCGACCTCTACGCGGCGGGGCCCGAGAGCGTGACGCGGGACGGCAAGTCGATGCGGGTCAGCGAGGAGACCGACACCGACGCGTTCCTGGTCGCCGTCGTCAACCGCTGGGAGGACGCGACCGCGTTCGGCGACCTGTGTCGAATCGCCGACGAGGAGCTGGGCGACGTGCGACGGCTGGGCTCGTTCCAGGCGACCCTGTCGCTGCTGGCCGACGGCGGGTTCGACGCCGCGGTCTGTACGCAGTCCGCGAACGCCTGGGACACCGTGGCCGGCGTCCACATGGTCCGTGCGGCCGGCGGGACCGTCACGGACGTCGACGGCGACCGCTGGACCCCGGACAGCGAGGGGATGGTGGCGTCGAACGGTTCCAATCACGGGGCCGTGCTCGACGCCGTCGCGCAGGTCCGCGGGGAAAGCGCCGACTGA